Proteins from a single region of Gossypium arboreum isolate Shixiya-1 chromosome 1, ASM2569848v2, whole genome shotgun sequence:
- the LOC108481949 gene encoding disease resistance protein RGA2-like isoform X1 — translation MAEILLGAILEEAVSKANSIATNQISRIWNFKKELKRLGDSLELMEAFLQDAEEKQTKKDPVKLWLQRLKDVADEAADVLDEFDYEILRRKLKIRNQIRRKVLDFLSSNNSILFRLKMANKITDILEKLDRLNKDASSFSLQQRATEHVSPVPGRSNVETLSVMDDSTIVGRENDISKVVDLLVNPKDEQVVSVVPIVGMAGLGKTALAKLVYDDLRVKRHFHVKSWVCVSDHFDVKKILGAMFEQLTGDRHTSMPENMDAMILKLKEKIEQAKGEKYQIKYLLVLDDVWDVKKWEDLKLCLKGISTNGGNGVIVTTRKEDVASTVQALSDQRHQPRRLEDEECWSIIKQLALTPSPMSHDLEPIGKEIAKQCRGVPLLAKVIGGTMSKERSRRTWLEIQKSGVWGSPESVLKVESVLKLSYDRLPSPSLKKCFAYCAMFPKDYCFETEELKQLWMAEGFLGSSMAMVDIGDKYLNELLSNSLFQDVKKDKFGNILTFKMHDSVHDLSLSVSKFDTLFFQDNSTLASNECSHIRHLNVGCNGESLPEIFTAVAPKLYSLFSEIDVFKKLSKSFTRLRVLKLVDAANICELPDSLGELKHLRYLDISGTYIEALPKSTTKLYHLQTLRLLDLPGLTLPDGLENLISLKHLYIDSKELQPVNIGKLTCLQTLPIFFVGSERGRSIKELGSLNELRGELEICHLGDVRDKQEANGANLHRKEKLCKVIFAFERCDSGSSGYNSEEVMEGGFEGSDSGSGGYNSEEVMEGLQPHSNLQSLTVWDYRGESFPSWMLRPVGDSNTDLFLLNNLIELNIFNGINCESLPPLGQLHNLQYLKLRNLEKVKRMGNEFYCNEGVDGMNKVIKVFPALKKFTLSRMESLEEWTAMAETKTIMFPCLERLKIWGCPLLKSVPLTGQCYSLEKLRISLCDKLSKIGDGLSTSTCLKELHLNYCPNLSSIPNLEGFSSLQYLSVHNCDKLEVLPITGGCSSLEGLLISSCEKLSKIGDGLSTSTCLRVLVLEDCPNLSSILSSLQNLSVDGCDKLESFPLKAPLSSLKKLKIRDCPNLKPIPSLDGPSSLTELEFKKVGEEWSRLLPNMLQSNVSLCRLSILNLPDRTWIQDDSLGRLNCLRDLTIGGFSEELQEFPWPSSIQYLSASLLVLKLIGWEKLQCLPHQLHFFTALQELTIEGFQGIEAFPEWLGNLSSLKHLRIHSCNKLMYLPPVDVMRSLSKLVRVDIENCPQLETRCERESGPEWSKISHIPRIYINRRSIQFMDGDF, via the exons ATGGCAGAAATTCTTTTGGGTGCTATTTTGGAAGAAGCGGTGTCTAAAGCGAATTCAATTGCCACTAACCAAATCAGCCGTATATGGAATTTCAAGAAGGAGCTGAAAAGACTGGGTGACTCACTAGAACTGATGGAAGCTTTCTTGCAAGATGCAGAGGAAAAGCAAACAAAGAAGGACCCAGTGAAGCTTTGGTTGCAGAGGCTCAAAGATGTTGCTGATGAGGCCGCTGATGTCCTTGATGAGTTTGACTATGAAATTCTACGAAGGAAACTGAAGATTCGGAACCAAATTCGAAGGAAGGTACTCGACTTTCTTTCTTCTAACAATTCCATTTTATTTCGTCTCAAGATGGCTAATAAAATTACGGACATCCTTGAAAAACTGGATAGACTTAACAAAGACGCCAGTTCATTTAGTCTTCAGCAGAGAGCTACAGAACATGTGTCTCCTGTACCTGGAAGATCAAATGTGGAGACGTTGTCTGTCATGGATGACTCGACCATTGTTGGAAGGGAAAATGATATCTCAAAGGTGGTTGACCTGTTAGTCAATCCCAAAGATGAGCAGGTTGTTTCTGTTGTACCTATAGTAGGTATGGCAGGTCTTGGCAAAACTGCATTGGCAAAGCTGGTGTATGATGATCTGCGTGTGAAAAGGCATTTTCATGTCAAATCCTGGGTCTGTGTTTCTGATCATTTTGATGTCAAAAAGATTTTAGGGGCGATGTTTGAACAGCTTACTGGTGATAGACATACCTCAATGCCAGAAAATATGGATGCAATGATTCTGAAGCTCAAGGAGAAGATTGAACAGGCCAAAGGAGAAAAATATCAGATCAAGTATCTTCTTGTACTTGATGATGTGTGGGATGTTAAGAAATGGGAGGATCTAAAGCTTTGTCTGAAAGGAATCAGTACAAATGGCGGGAATGGAGTTATTGTGACAACACGCAAAGAAGATGTAGCATCAACAGTGCAAGCACTTTCGGATCAAAGGCATCAACCACGAAGACTAGAAGATGAAGAATGCTGGTCCATAATTAAACAACTAGCATTGACACCCTCTCCAATGTCTCACGATTTAGAGCCTATTGGAAAGGAGATTGCTAAGCAGTGTCGAGGTGTGCCATTGTTAGCTAAAGTTATTGGAGGGACAATGAGCAAAGAAAGGAGTCGCCGCACATGGTTGGAAATTCAAAAAAGTGGAGTATGGGGTTCACCGGAAAGTGTGTTAAAAGTGGAAAGTGTGTTAAAATTAAGTTATGATCGCTTGCCTTCTCCATCTTTGAAGAAGTGTTTTGCGTACTGTGCCATGTTTCCTAAAGATTATTGCTTTGAAACTGAGGAATTGAAGCAACTGTGGATGGCTGAAGGATTTCTTGGCAGTTCTATGGCAATGGTGGATATTGGTGACAAATACTTGAATGAGTTGTTATCAAATTCCTTATTTCAAGATGTCAAGAAGGACAAATTTGGGAATATTCTCACATTCAAGATGCACGACTCGGTGCATGATTTATCTTTGTCTGTGTCAAAGTTTGATACTTTGTTTTTTCAAGATAATTCCACCCTCGCCTCGAATGAGTGTTCTCATATCCGTCATCTCAATGTTGGGTGTAATGGGGAATCATTACCAGAAATTTTTACGGCGGTTGCTCCGAAATTATACTCGTTGTTTTCAGAGATTGATGTGTTCAAGAAACTATCAAAAAGCTTCACAAGATTAAGAGTCCTGAAGCTTGTTGATGCTGCTAATATTTGTGAGTTGCCAGATTCCCTTGGAGAATTAAAGCACTTGAGGTATTTGGACATCTCAGGGACTTATATCGAAGCACTGCCTAAGTCCACAACCAAACTTTACCATCTGCAAACATTGAGGCTCTTGGATTTACCGGGACTCACACTTCCGGATGGATTGGAAAATTTGATAAGCTTGAAGCACTTGTATATTGATAGCAAAGAACTTCAGCCAGTTAATATTGGAAAGCTAACTTGTCTTCAAACATTACCCATATTTTTTGTGGGATCAGAAAGGGGACGTTCGATTAAGGAGTTAGGATCCCTAAACGAACTGCGTGGAGAACTGGAGATATGCCACCTTGGGGATGTTAGAGACAAACAAGAGGCTAATGGAGCAAATCTGCACCGTAAAGAAAAATTATGCAAGGTTATATTTGCTTTTGAAAGGTGTGACAGTGGGAGTAGTGGTTATAACAGTGAAGAAGTGATGGAAGGTGGTTTTGAAGGGAGTGATAGTGGGAGTGGTGGTTATAACAGTGAGGAAGTGATGGAAGGCCTCCAACCACACTCAAATTTGCAAAGCTTAACTGTTTGGGATTACAGAGGTGAAAGCTTTCCCTCATGGATGTTAAGACCTGTTGGTGATTCTAATACTGATCTGTTTTTGCTTAACAATTTGATAGAGCTGAACATTTTCAATGGCATCAACTGTGAAAGTCTTCCACCTCTGGGCCAATTGCACAATCTCCAGTATCTTAAGTTGAGAAATCTGGAGAAAGTGAAACGCATGGGTAATGAATTTTATTGCAACGAAGGTGTTGATGGTATGAATAAGGTGATCAAGGTGTTTCCTGCCTTGAAAAAATTCACCTTAAGTAGGATGGAAAGTCTAGAAGAATGGACAGCAATGGCGGAAACAAAGACGATCATGTTTCCTTGCTTGGAGCGGCTGAAGATTTGGGGTTGTCCCTTGTTGAAAAGTGTTCCACTAACGGGACAATgttattctcttgaaaagcttcGCATTTCATTATGTGACAAATTAAGCAAGATTGGAGACGGATTATCAACCTCCACTTGTCTCAAAGAATTACATTTAAACTATTGTCCTAATTTAAGTTCGATCCCAAATTTGGAAGGATTTTCCTCTCTTCAATATCTGTCAGTTCATAATTGCGACAAATTGGAAGTTCTTCCAATTACTGGAGGGTGTTCATCTCTTGAAGGGCTTCTCATTTCCAGTTGTGAAAAATTAAGCAAGATTGGAGATGGATTATCTACCTCCACTTGTCTCAGAGTATTAGTTCTAGAAGATTGTCCTAATTTAAGTTCGATCCTTTCATCTCTTCAAAATCTATCAGTTGATGGCTGTGACAAATTGGAGAGCTTTCCACTAAAAGCACCACTGTCATCCCTTAAAAAATTGAAGATACGTGATTGCCCTAATTTGAAGCCCATTCCAAGTTTAGATGGACCCTCTTCTCTCACAGAATTAGAATTTAAGAAAGTAGGAGAAGAATGGAGTCGTCTGCTACCAAATATGTTGCAATCCAACGTTTCCCTTTGCAGGCTAAGTATATTAAATTTGCCTGATCGGACATGGATTCAAGATGACAGCCTTGGTAGGCTTAACTGCTTGAGAGATTTAACTATCGGTGGTTTCTCAGAAGAGTTGCAAGAATTCCCATGGCCCAGTTCCATTCAATATCTCAGTGCCTCCCTTCTAGTTCTAAAACTGATTGGTTGGGAAAAGCTACAGTGTCTTCCTCACCAACTTCATTTCTTCACTGCCCTCCAAGAATTGACGATAGAAGGGTTTCAAGGAATAGAAGCCTTTCCAGAGTGGTTGGGAAACCTCTCTTCTCTAAAGCATCTGAGAATCCATTCATGCAATAAGCTCATGTACCTGCCTCCTGTAGATGTTATGCGAAGCCTCTCCAAATTAGTAAGGGTTGACATTGAAAATTGTCCTCAATTAGAGACAAGATGTGAGAGGGAGAGTGGCCCTGAATGGTCCAAGATTTCCCACATTCCACGTATATATATTAATCGTCGGAG TATTCAGTTTATGGATGGAGACTTTTGA
- the LOC108481949 gene encoding disease resistance protein RGA2-like isoform X2, with protein MDDSTIVGRENDISKVVDLLVNPKDEQVVSVVPIVGMAGLGKTALAKLVYDDLRVKRHFHVKSWVCVSDHFDVKKILGAMFEQLTGDRHTSMPENMDAMILKLKEKIEQAKGEKYQIKYLLVLDDVWDVKKWEDLKLCLKGISTNGGNGVIVTTRKEDVASTVQALSDQRHQPRRLEDEECWSIIKQLALTPSPMSHDLEPIGKEIAKQCRGVPLLAKVIGGTMSKERSRRTWLEIQKSGVWGSPESVLKVESVLKLSYDRLPSPSLKKCFAYCAMFPKDYCFETEELKQLWMAEGFLGSSMAMVDIGDKYLNELLSNSLFQDVKKDKFGNILTFKMHDSVHDLSLSVSKFDTLFFQDNSTLASNECSHIRHLNVGCNGESLPEIFTAVAPKLYSLFSEIDVFKKLSKSFTRLRVLKLVDAANICELPDSLGELKHLRYLDISGTYIEALPKSTTKLYHLQTLRLLDLPGLTLPDGLENLISLKHLYIDSKELQPVNIGKLTCLQTLPIFFVGSERGRSIKELGSLNELRGELEICHLGDVRDKQEANGANLHRKEKLCKVIFAFERCDSGSSGYNSEEVMEGGFEGSDSGSGGYNSEEVMEGLQPHSNLQSLTVWDYRGESFPSWMLRPVGDSNTDLFLLNNLIELNIFNGINCESLPPLGQLHNLQYLKLRNLEKVKRMGNEFYCNEGVDGMNKVIKVFPALKKFTLSRMESLEEWTAMAETKTIMFPCLERLKIWGCPLLKSVPLTGQCYSLEKLRISLCDKLSKIGDGLSTSTCLKELHLNYCPNLSSIPNLEGFSSLQYLSVHNCDKLEVLPITGGCSSLEGLLISSCEKLSKIGDGLSTSTCLRVLVLEDCPNLSSILSSLQNLSVDGCDKLESFPLKAPLSSLKKLKIRDCPNLKPIPSLDGPSSLTELEFKKVGEEWSRLLPNMLQSNVSLCRLSILNLPDRTWIQDDSLGRLNCLRDLTIGGFSEELQEFPWPSSIQYLSASLLVLKLIGWEKLQCLPHQLHFFTALQELTIEGFQGIEAFPEWLGNLSSLKHLRIHSCNKLMYLPPVDVMRSLSKLVRVDIENCPQLETRCERESGPEWSKISHIPRIYINRRSIQFMDGDF; from the exons ATGGATGACTCGACCATTGTTGGAAGGGAAAATGATATCTCAAAGGTGGTTGACCTGTTAGTCAATCCCAAAGATGAGCAGGTTGTTTCTGTTGTACCTATAGTAGGTATGGCAGGTCTTGGCAAAACTGCATTGGCAAAGCTGGTGTATGATGATCTGCGTGTGAAAAGGCATTTTCATGTCAAATCCTGGGTCTGTGTTTCTGATCATTTTGATGTCAAAAAGATTTTAGGGGCGATGTTTGAACAGCTTACTGGTGATAGACATACCTCAATGCCAGAAAATATGGATGCAATGATTCTGAAGCTCAAGGAGAAGATTGAACAGGCCAAAGGAGAAAAATATCAGATCAAGTATCTTCTTGTACTTGATGATGTGTGGGATGTTAAGAAATGGGAGGATCTAAAGCTTTGTCTGAAAGGAATCAGTACAAATGGCGGGAATGGAGTTATTGTGACAACACGCAAAGAAGATGTAGCATCAACAGTGCAAGCACTTTCGGATCAAAGGCATCAACCACGAAGACTAGAAGATGAAGAATGCTGGTCCATAATTAAACAACTAGCATTGACACCCTCTCCAATGTCTCACGATTTAGAGCCTATTGGAAAGGAGATTGCTAAGCAGTGTCGAGGTGTGCCATTGTTAGCTAAAGTTATTGGAGGGACAATGAGCAAAGAAAGGAGTCGCCGCACATGGTTGGAAATTCAAAAAAGTGGAGTATGGGGTTCACCGGAAAGTGTGTTAAAAGTGGAAAGTGTGTTAAAATTAAGTTATGATCGCTTGCCTTCTCCATCTTTGAAGAAGTGTTTTGCGTACTGTGCCATGTTTCCTAAAGATTATTGCTTTGAAACTGAGGAATTGAAGCAACTGTGGATGGCTGAAGGATTTCTTGGCAGTTCTATGGCAATGGTGGATATTGGTGACAAATACTTGAATGAGTTGTTATCAAATTCCTTATTTCAAGATGTCAAGAAGGACAAATTTGGGAATATTCTCACATTCAAGATGCACGACTCGGTGCATGATTTATCTTTGTCTGTGTCAAAGTTTGATACTTTGTTTTTTCAAGATAATTCCACCCTCGCCTCGAATGAGTGTTCTCATATCCGTCATCTCAATGTTGGGTGTAATGGGGAATCATTACCAGAAATTTTTACGGCGGTTGCTCCGAAATTATACTCGTTGTTTTCAGAGATTGATGTGTTCAAGAAACTATCAAAAAGCTTCACAAGATTAAGAGTCCTGAAGCTTGTTGATGCTGCTAATATTTGTGAGTTGCCAGATTCCCTTGGAGAATTAAAGCACTTGAGGTATTTGGACATCTCAGGGACTTATATCGAAGCACTGCCTAAGTCCACAACCAAACTTTACCATCTGCAAACATTGAGGCTCTTGGATTTACCGGGACTCACACTTCCGGATGGATTGGAAAATTTGATAAGCTTGAAGCACTTGTATATTGATAGCAAAGAACTTCAGCCAGTTAATATTGGAAAGCTAACTTGTCTTCAAACATTACCCATATTTTTTGTGGGATCAGAAAGGGGACGTTCGATTAAGGAGTTAGGATCCCTAAACGAACTGCGTGGAGAACTGGAGATATGCCACCTTGGGGATGTTAGAGACAAACAAGAGGCTAATGGAGCAAATCTGCACCGTAAAGAAAAATTATGCAAGGTTATATTTGCTTTTGAAAGGTGTGACAGTGGGAGTAGTGGTTATAACAGTGAAGAAGTGATGGAAGGTGGTTTTGAAGGGAGTGATAGTGGGAGTGGTGGTTATAACAGTGAGGAAGTGATGGAAGGCCTCCAACCACACTCAAATTTGCAAAGCTTAACTGTTTGGGATTACAGAGGTGAAAGCTTTCCCTCATGGATGTTAAGACCTGTTGGTGATTCTAATACTGATCTGTTTTTGCTTAACAATTTGATAGAGCTGAACATTTTCAATGGCATCAACTGTGAAAGTCTTCCACCTCTGGGCCAATTGCACAATCTCCAGTATCTTAAGTTGAGAAATCTGGAGAAAGTGAAACGCATGGGTAATGAATTTTATTGCAACGAAGGTGTTGATGGTATGAATAAGGTGATCAAGGTGTTTCCTGCCTTGAAAAAATTCACCTTAAGTAGGATGGAAAGTCTAGAAGAATGGACAGCAATGGCGGAAACAAAGACGATCATGTTTCCTTGCTTGGAGCGGCTGAAGATTTGGGGTTGTCCCTTGTTGAAAAGTGTTCCACTAACGGGACAATgttattctcttgaaaagcttcGCATTTCATTATGTGACAAATTAAGCAAGATTGGAGACGGATTATCAACCTCCACTTGTCTCAAAGAATTACATTTAAACTATTGTCCTAATTTAAGTTCGATCCCAAATTTGGAAGGATTTTCCTCTCTTCAATATCTGTCAGTTCATAATTGCGACAAATTGGAAGTTCTTCCAATTACTGGAGGGTGTTCATCTCTTGAAGGGCTTCTCATTTCCAGTTGTGAAAAATTAAGCAAGATTGGAGATGGATTATCTACCTCCACTTGTCTCAGAGTATTAGTTCTAGAAGATTGTCCTAATTTAAGTTCGATCCTTTCATCTCTTCAAAATCTATCAGTTGATGGCTGTGACAAATTGGAGAGCTTTCCACTAAAAGCACCACTGTCATCCCTTAAAAAATTGAAGATACGTGATTGCCCTAATTTGAAGCCCATTCCAAGTTTAGATGGACCCTCTTCTCTCACAGAATTAGAATTTAAGAAAGTAGGAGAAGAATGGAGTCGTCTGCTACCAAATATGTTGCAATCCAACGTTTCCCTTTGCAGGCTAAGTATATTAAATTTGCCTGATCGGACATGGATTCAAGATGACAGCCTTGGTAGGCTTAACTGCTTGAGAGATTTAACTATCGGTGGTTTCTCAGAAGAGTTGCAAGAATTCCCATGGCCCAGTTCCATTCAATATCTCAGTGCCTCCCTTCTAGTTCTAAAACTGATTGGTTGGGAAAAGCTACAGTGTCTTCCTCACCAACTTCATTTCTTCACTGCCCTCCAAGAATTGACGATAGAAGGGTTTCAAGGAATAGAAGCCTTTCCAGAGTGGTTGGGAAACCTCTCTTCTCTAAAGCATCTGAGAATCCATTCATGCAATAAGCTCATGTACCTGCCTCCTGTAGATGTTATGCGAAGCCTCTCCAAATTAGTAAGGGTTGACATTGAAAATTGTCCTCAATTAGAGACAAGATGTGAGAGGGAGAGTGGCCCTGAATGGTCCAAGATTTCCCACATTCCACGTATATATATTAATCGTCGGAG TATTCAGTTTATGGATGGAGACTTTTGA
- the LOC108481786 gene encoding uncharacterized protein LOC108481786, producing MKMIDAARGGALVNMTPQRARELISTMVANSQQYRPNSKPTRRVNGVNVSSLEDKLDKLTNVVQSLLTEKKGLTQLCGICTTSEHPTDLCPILNDNSTAHVDAIGGFPGPPQRHYDPFSNTYNPGWKDHPNLNYGAKPRYNPLYQPRPLQPLPQHKPSISLEAIVERLVTDAAKYQQRTDASIQELTNQVSKLSMAVNRLESQGKLPSQTELNLRQNVSAITLRSRKVLETVPPKNHEQEKERKKQISDPIARPESKVQKPVVMPPPFPGRLARDKKEKEKKDILNTFRKVEVNIPLLNAIKQIPRYGKFLKELCTSKRRLIGNERVNVGENVSAVLQKKVPPKYKDQGMFAIPCEIGNIGIKKAMCDLGASINVMPYSIYKLINAGPLKETGVIIQLADRTVVYPEGLLEDVLVKVNELVFPADFYIIDMGDDNLANSSDIILGRPFLSTARTKIDVWNGTLTMEFDNEMVKFNVYEDMGHPNDKSQIVPCRNVDLDVKQEELLMIQKPIREAVMKASKLELKPFPERTRIPTENNTTLNGEAQRHTNPLMIGEFRKGFKDNEQGSKLFCNNIQVHEMKKLSLNEPNG from the coding sequence ATGAAGATGATCGACGCTGCTAGAGGAGGAGCGCTTGTCAATATGACCCCTCAAAGGGCAAGAGAGCTAATATCCACCATGGTGGCAAATTCTCAACAATATCGGCCAAATTCGAAACCGACAAGACGGGTTAATGGGGTAAACGTTTCATCTTTAGAAGATAAATTGGATAAGCTTACGAATGTTGTTCAATCTTTGCTTACAGAAAAGAAGGGTCTAACCCAACTATGTGGAATTTGTACTACGTCTGAACACCCGACGGATTTGTGCCCAATCCTTAACGACAATTCAACGGCACATGTTGATGCTATCGGAGGTTTTCCAGGACCTCCGCAAAGACACTATGATCCTTTCTCCAACACTTACAATCCGGGGTGGAAGGATCATCCCAACCTGAATTACGGAGCTAAGCCCCGATATAATCCACTATACCAACCGAGACCTCTGCAACCACTACCACAACACAAGCCGAGCATATCTCTAGAAGCTATCGTGGAAAGACTTGTTACCGATGCTGCAAAATATCAACAGAGGACAGACGCATCAATACAAGAGTTAACTAATCAAGTTAGTAAACTCTCGATGGCAGTTAATCGCTTAGAGTCTCAAGGTAAACTACCTTCTCAAACAGAGCTGAACCTTCGGCAGAATGTCAGTGCAATAACTCTTCGTAGCAGAAAGGTTCTAGAAACAGTTCCACCCAAAAATCATGAGCAAGAAAAGGAACGGAAAAAGCAGATCTCGGATCCAATAGCAAGGCCAGAATCGAAAGTTCAGAAACCAGTTGTGATGCCACCTCCTTTTCCAGGGAGGCTTGCAAGGGATAAGAAAGAGAAGGAGAAAAAAGATATCCTCAATACATTCAGGAAGGTAGAGGTAAATATCCCTTTACTCAACGCTATCAAACAGATCCCTCGTTATGGAAAATTCCTCAAGGAATTGTGTACTAGCAAAAGGAGGTTAATAGGTAACGAAAGAGTAAATGTAGGAGAAAATGTCTCCGCAGTGCTACAAAAGAAAGTTCCACCCAAATACaaggaccaaggtatgtttgcTATTCCATGTGAGATAGGCAATATAGGCATTAAGAAAGCCATGTGCGATTTAGGGGCttccattaatgttatgccttattctatttataaACTGATTAACGCGGGTCCTTTAAAAGAGACAGGAGTAATAATTCAGTTGGCGGACAGGACAGTCGTCTATCCTGAAGGGCTGCTTGAAGACGTCCTTGTTAAAGTTAACGAATTAGTTTTCCCTGCAGATTTTTACATTATCGACATGGGGGATGACAATTTGGCTAATTCGTCTGACATAATTCTTGGGAGACCATTCTTGAGTACTGCACGAACGAAAATTGATGTTTGGAATGGGACACTTACCATGGAATTTGACAATGAAATGGttaagtttaatgtttatgaaGATATGGGACATCCCAATGATAAGTCACAAATCGTGCCTTGCAGGAATGTAGATCTCGATGTTAAGCAAGAGGAATTATTGATGATCCAAAAACCAATACGTGAAGCTGTAATGAAGGCCTCGAAATTAGAGTTAAAACCGTTTCCAGAACGTACAAGAATTCCGACAGAGAATAATACAACCCTGAACGGAGAAGCTCAAAGGCACACCAATCCACTAATGATAGGGGAATTCAGGAAGGGCTTCAAAGATAATGAGCAAGGGTCGAAACTTTTCTGCAACAACATTCAAGTGCACGAGATGAAAAAATTAAGTCTCAATGAGCCAAACGGATAA